The Pseudomonas sp. TH06 genome contains the following window.
ACAAAAAAACGCAAACGCTGCCGATCGTCATCGCGAGGATTGACCAACGGCGACCAGAAATCCGGACTCAACACCGTGCCCGTGCCCAGCGTCAGTTCACTCTCCAGCAACGTGCGCCGAATCCCGGCAATCTGCGTGATCAGATCCGCCGCACTCTGCTTCAACGCCGCCAGATTTTTCAGCGTCGCATCGACCTTGTTCTTCTGCTCGGCCAGCGACGCCCGCTGCGCGATGATATCCGCCTGCTCCGACGCCACCCCCGTATCCGGCGCCGCCCCCAACACCCCCAACTGCACCGCCAGCTGCGCCTGCTGCGGCAACAACGACGCCGACAACCGATCGACATCCAGAATGAACGCCTGCACCCGATCCTGCGGCCCTTCGAGCTGGTTGTAATTGTTCGCCGAGGAAATCTGCTGCTTGAGCCCATCGAGGCGCAGTTGCAGCGCCTGCAAGTCACTTTGACTGATTACCGGCAGCGGCGCGGCAGCGGTCTCGGAAGACGCCGGCAGATCCGCCGCCCACAGCGATGAAGAACCGCCCGAAACGAGCAGGATGAGTGCGATAAAAAACAGCGAGTTCAATGTGTTGCGCATGGAAAAGACGGACCCGAATTGATCACACAGTCTATGAGGTTAGGTGATCAAGGCGCGGGTCGAGGAAAAGTTTCAGGGCAGGAGGTGGATTAGCTCGGGTTGCAAGGCGTCTGGAGTGACGTCGAGCAAGGCCAGCGTGACCGGCAGTTTGAAACGACGGCGCCCGGCACTGCCAGGGTTGAGATACAAACGGTCACCACGCCATTCGATCAAGGGCTTGTGCGAGTGGCCGGTGATGATGAGCTTGATGGCGGGGTCGAGGTCGCTGGGGACGTCGGCGATGTCGTGGGTCAGCAGGGTTTGCCAGCCGTTGAGGTCGAAGGTTAGATGGTCGGGGAGGGTGGCGGCCCAGGGGAGGTCGAGGTCGTTGTTGCCGCGTACGGCGTGGAGCGGCGCAATTGCGGCTAGTTGGTCGAGGATTTCAGCGCTGCCGATATCGCCGGCGTGGATGATGAGGTCGACGCCCTGAAGGCAGGCGAGGGCTTCGGGGCGGAGGAGGCCGTGGGTGTCGGAGATGATGGCGGTTTTCATGGGGAGTCATGATTCATCTGGTCTCGGCAAAGCTACGATCATTTCGGCAGGCTGACCATCTCATGCATTAACAAATAGAAGCTATGTATACGGCCAACGGCATTGGACATCGTGTCAACCAAAATTTAATTTTACTGTTTTCTGGCTAAATGCCATTATTTCGTCTTGCTGAGTAAATCTAACTCCGATCGCTGCCTTTAAATGGAGGAGAAAATCGCACAAAGGGTAGCTCGATTTTTGAAAAGTCTAAGCGCTCAAATGAGAATTTTTTAGAGGGCTGTTATGTACTCTGGCTTTGTTTTTTGTAAAGTGAAATTTATTTTTGTGGCGTTATTTTTTTAGTTTGCTCTTGGGTTTTAATGGAAGTGTCAAAGTGGTTCGGGATTGGTTGTATCTAAAGATATGGATGATTGAGTGAGGGAGGGAGGTAGGATGAAGCAGGGACTTAATGAGCAAAACCAAAACATCCAAGTTGTGTTTTCTACAGAGCTGTTTCAGCCTGAGTTGTTGGCGGAGGACATTATTTATATATCTCCGAGTTCGGACAGGTGGAATGATTTTGGATTTAGAACTAAAATTGATATACATGTCCATTTAAAAGAGCATGGTGATTTGGTTGTAGGGGGGTATATTGGTTTTCTCACTAATTCCTCAAAAGATTTAAATGGTGTAGATAGGCTAAATGATTTGTTGGGCGGTGCAAATATTTATGTCCTTCCGGCTACGGTAGGGCATGGTTTTTTTACAATGTTGCCAGATATGGATTCTTATCGGAAATTGTCGAGAGAGTTTGGCGTCGATAGCGCAGTTCGTATATTGAAATCAATGAACGATTTAGTTGCTTTGGGGGAGTTCAAGACGCCAGGTAATTGGCTTGGACTTGCACTTGAGTCTGATGTTTTTCTTAAGTCTTTTGTGAGGAATACAGAATCTTTTTATGCATTCAATAATGCGGGGTCAATTCTTCGAGGGTTGGCTTTTGAGAAGTTTCGTAATATGTCAAGTAGTTTGGCGATTGTTTTTCAGTTGCCAGGGAAAATAAATTCACATGAAATGCTATTTAGATTTGGTCATGATGAGGAACTTCCTAAGCGCATTGCAGTAATAATCGGTGAAAATGGTGTCGGTAAAAGTCAAACACTCGGCAGAATAGTGAATGCTGCAATAACTGGGGATAAGGCGTTAACCGATGCCGACTCCCATCAAAGGCCAATATTCAACAGGATACTGGCATTCGCCCCTACGAACGAAGCCGGGTCAGTGTTTCCAAGTGATCGACGTAAGCGCTCAAAGGTTTGGTACAAAAGATTCGCTCTTAACAGAGGGGGGGCATCCCAAAAAACAAGAGGGCGTGTTTCAGATTTAATTGTTCAAGTTTCCCGATCCGTGGAGTATCTCGGCGAGTTATCGAGATGGGATTTGTTTGTGGAGTCTCTAGAGGCCATTAGCCGGTGGCAAGAAATATGCGTTCAATCTAAGGCTGGCGGTGAAGGGTTTATAAGGCTCGAAGATCTGAAAGTTCTTGGTGAAGAACGTGCTCTGAATCTCTACGCATCAATAAATTTTAGTAAAGATCCAGTTAGAGTTGTTGGTGGTAAGGGATATCCATTAAGTAGTGGCGAGATCTCTTTTTTGAGGTTTGCTGCTCAAGCTAGCTTATATGTTGAGAATGGATCGCTTTTATTGCTTGATGAGCCAGAGACACATTTGCATCCAAACTTTATAAGCAAATTTGTAGATCTCCTTGACCGATTGCTCGAGTTGACTGGATCAGCCGCTATCATAGCGACGCACTCTGTTTATTTTGTTAGGGAGGTGTTTCCGGAGCAGGTTACCGTATTGCGAGTCAATAGTAACGGTTTTGTCGAGACACCGGTAACTGCGCTGCAGACATTTGGTGCAGACGTTGGGGCGATATCATATTTTGTTTTTAATGAAGATGAACCTTCGAATCTTGCCTTAAGAGTTGAAAGGCGATTGCTTGAGATTTACGATAGTTGGGAGGATTTATATGGTGATTATAAAAATAAGCTTTCTCTTGAGGTTTTGAGTTCGTTGCGTCGCGCTTTGGAGGTTGATTAAGTTGAATAAAATAATGCGACCTGCATATGATGATGATTCGGCTATTGAGGCGCTTTCAAATAATGTTCGTGCGAAAAGTTATCCTTTGCTTAAATCTTCGTTAAGTTATATTCGCGCCAACTACAAGCAATATGTCGCCGCTGAAGGTAATGCCTTTGTTGTTTTTCCAGTGAGGATTTCTGCTGCTGCAGGGGCTTTTCTAAAAGGGCATTATTCCACTCCGCCTAAAGACTTGCAGTACATAAAGCAGATGAGGGCTAAGAGTAGATATCTCGGGTGCCCGATGTGTGGGTCCATGCTAAGCGGAACTTTGGATCATATATTGCCTAAAAATACTTATCCTGAGTTTTCAGTTTTTTCTCAAAACCTTGTTCAGGCGTGCGCGTGTAATTCTCTTCGAAGCGAAACGTTAGTTGGCCGTGGAGGTGAGAGAATTCTTCATCCATATTTTGATGAGTGTTTGTCTGAGCGCTTAATTGAAGCGCATTTCGAGGAGTTGGGTCCTGTCCCGAGAATAACAATAAGGCTTGCGGTTGATTCTGCGCATCGCAACTACTCGGCAATTTCTTTTCATGTCCGAGAAGTTGTCTTGAAAACAGGTATTATTGGATATTTGGGCACTCTTTGGGGCAAGTTGATACTTAAGCCAAGCTTGGTTATAAGATCTCTCGAGGAAAATCCAGTGTCCTTGGTAGAATTAGAAAAAATGCTTATTAAGGAGCGGGATACGATCGATGAGGCTCGGGATGGACGAAATACGTGGGATTCTGTATTTATAAGCGGTTTATTGAGTCCGCCAGTATTTTTGTGGATTTATCAATCAATGCACAAGGCGGGAAGGTTGCCAAATGGACCACTAGCATAAGTTTACGTTCGATTTAAATGAGAGCTTCCTTGCGTACGGGACGTCTGTTTAGTGTTGAATAGCGTTCTGCAACAAACAAGGTTTGTAGAGAAATTGGTGGCGAAATACTTCTTTCACCAACTTTTTAAGGATGATGGCTTTTTCGTACTCATCGTAAATTTAAAAAAAGAAGGCAGGGTTTTCGCTTTTCAGCGTCGCGCAGACAACTGCTGCGGCGCTAAAAAAGCATCGTGGAAATAGTTACGAAACGCCTGCATCGCCGGGCTGAATTCGCGCTCGCGATGCCACGCCAGTCCGACGCTCATGGGCGTCACTTTGTCGGTGACTGTCAGGGTTTCGATGCGTTTGCCTTCCAGTGACCAGGGGCGGTGTACCAGGTCCGAGAGGATTGCCACGCCGCTGCCATTGGCGACCATGCTGCGCACCGCTTCGACTGAGCTAGTGCGCACGCGCACGTTTGGCTGCTGTCGCGCGTGTTCCCAGTAGCGCATTGCACTTTGTTCGGCTTCGTCCACGGTCAGCAGAATGTAGGGTTCGTTGGCTACGTCGGCGAGGCTGACTGCCGAGCGCTCGCACAGGGGATGGCGGCTGGGCAGCCATAACCGGCGCTCGGAGTTGAAGAGGATTTCCGAGACGATGTCCGGGTGGGTGAGGTTCGCGGTGAGCACCACGGCCATGTCGAATCGACCTTCCAGCAGCCCTTGCTCGATAGCTGCACGTTCTTGTTCGTGGACTTCGATGGTCACGTCCGGATGCCAGTGTTCAAGCCGTTGCAGGTGGTGCGGCAGGAAGTAACCGATCACCGTGTAGCTCGCCGCCAGGCGCAAAACACCGCTGGCACGGATGTCCGGTAACGGGCTGTTCAACGCGTCGTCGACGCTGCGCAAAATCACGTAGGCCCGATTCAAAAAGTGCCGCCCGGCGTCGGTGAGGCTCATGCCTTGGGCCGAGCGCTGGAACAACAGCGTGCCGAGGATGCCTTCCAGCTCCTTGATCGCCGTGGTCACCGCCGACTGGGAAATATTCAAATGAATCGCGGCTTGAGAGATTTGCCCGATCTCGGCGGTGGCGACGAAATAACGGACTTGGCGCAAGGTCAGCGACATGAACACTCCGGATAACGAGGTTTGGATTTTTTAGGGCTATCTGTTTTTCAGAAGAAGGCCTATCTGATAATAGATCTTCCCAAGGGGTAAACAGAAATCTAAGTTTGCTTGCATGAAGTCACAAGCGTCGGGAGCAAGTGTCATGCAGGCAGTAGATTTCAACTCGGACATGGGCGAAGGTTTTGGCCCCTGGACCATCGGCGATGGTGTCGACGATGAGCTGATGGGCTTTATCAGTTCGGCCAACATCGCCACCGGTTTTCATGCTGGCGACCCGAGCACCATGCGTCGCACCGTTGAACAGGCCAAGCGCCTGGGCGTGGCCATCGGCGCGCATCCGGGGTTTCGCGATCTGGTAGGTTTTGGCCGTCGGCACATCAATGCGCCGGCCCAGGAACTGGTCGACGACATGCTCTATCAGTTGGGCGCCTTGCGTGAACTCGCCCGGGTTCAAGACGTGGCGCTACAACACATCAAACCCCACGGCGCGCTCTACATGCACCTGGCCCGAGACGAAGAGGCCGCTCGTTTGCTGGTGGAGAACCTGCAGCGTCTGGAACCTGAGTTGTTGCTGTATTGCATGCCCGGTTCGGTGATCTGGCGGGTTGCCACGGAACTCGGTCAACCGGTGATCCGCGAGTTCTACGCCGACCGTGAATACGATCTCAGCGGCTCCATCGTCTTCACCCGCAACGTGCGGGCTTACGACCCTGCCCACGTCGCCGAGCGAGTGCTGCGTGCTTGCCAGCAAGGCGTGGTGCGCACCGTCGAGGGCGAAGACCTCGCGATTGAATTCGATTCCATCTGTTTGCACAGCGACACGCCGGGCGCGCTGGCGTTGGTCGAAGCCACGCGCCGGGCGCTCGACAGCGCCGGGATCGACGTGCGCGCCCCCCGCTGAGACCCAACGAGAACACCCGGCACACAGACGCCGGGGTTCGCACACGGATTCATTTTTGCCTGCCTTTCTACAACTATTCCAAGAGGAACAGACATGGCCGAACACACTGTAATTACCCCGTTGCCGGGGACCTTCTACCGTAAAGCCACACCGGAATCGGCGAATTTCGTCGAGGTCGGCGCGCAGGTCAGCGCCGACACGGTGATTGGCCTGATCGAGGTCATGAAGCAGTTCTCCGAACTGACCGCCGGGACGGCCGGTCGCCTCAGTGCCTTTTTGGTAGAAGACGGTGATCCGGTGGAGCCGGGTCAAGTCGTCGCAACACTCGACCACGAGTAAGGGCGCGATCATGACCAACGCCATTAAAAAATTGCTTATCGCCAACCGTGGCGAGATCGCCGTACGGATTATCCGTGCAGCCAAAGGACTGGGCATTCCTACCGTTGCCGCATGCAGTGAGGCGGACGTCGATTCCCTGGCGGCGTTCTTGGCCGATGAGGTGCACATTCTCGGCCCGGCCCGTGCTGACAAAAGTTACCTGAATGTCGAAGCCTTGCTCGGCGCCTTGAAAGCCACGGGGGCCAACGCAGTGCATCCCGGTTACGGCTTTCTGTCGGAGAACGCCGATTTTGCCAAAGCGGTGGAGGCTGCCGGCGCGATTTTCGTCGGTCCGAGCGCAGAGACGATCCGGCGCATGGGCGATAAAGCCGAGGCACGACGCACGGCGCAAGCCGCTGGGGTGCCGGTGGTGCCGGGTTCGCCGGGTGAGCTGTTCGACGTCGAAGCGGCGCTCAAGGCAGCCGAATCCGTTGGCTTCCCGCTGTTGATCAAAGCTTCGGCCGGTGGTGGCGGGCGCGGTATTCGGCTGGCGGAAAACGCCGAGCAATTGCGTGAAGAATTCCCCCGTTCCCAGCGCGAAGCCCAAGCGGCGTTCGGCAATGGCGCGGTGTATCTGGAGCGCTTTATCAGCCGGGCCCGGCATATTGAAGTGCAGGTGTTGGGCGACGGTCAGCATGCCGTGCATTTGTTCGAGCGCGAGTGTTCGCTGCAACGGCGCCGGCAGAAAATCTTCGAAGAAGCACCGTCGCCAGTCCTCAGCCAACAGCAACGGCAAACCCTCTGCGAAAGTGCTGTGCGCCTGACCGAATCCTTGGGTTACAAGGGCGCCGGCACCCTTGAATATCTGTATGACGATGCGACTGGCGAGTTCTTCTTTATCGAGATGAACACGCGGATTCAGGTGGAGCACCCGGTCAGCGAGCTGATCACCGGCATCGATCTGGTCCAGGCCATGTTGCGCATCGCTGGCGGTGAACCGCTGGGCTTCAAGCAAAGCGACATCAGGCTCCACGGCGCGGCCCTGCAAATGCGCCTGAATGCCGAAGACCCGGCGCGGGATTTCTTTCCGAGTCCGGGATTGGTCGAGGCACTGATCTGGCCGCAGGGTGAGGGCATTCGCGTCGACACTCATCTGTACCAAGGCTACCGCGTGCCGCCGTACTATGACTCGCTGTTGGCCAAACTGATTGTCCACGGTGCGGATCGCGGCGAAGCCCTGGCCCGGGCACGAACGGCTGTGGCGCAAACTACACTCACCGGCATGGCCAATACCTTGGCCTTACACGGTGAATTGCTTGAACAGCCGTGGCTGCACAGCGCCGATTTCCATACCGGCACCCTGGAAAACTGGCTGGCCGAGCGCCGCAGCGGAGGTGACGCATGAGCACTCCTATCCGCTACAGTTTTGGCGCCGACGAGCATTTGTTTGCCGAAGTCAGCGACAGCATGTCGCTGGACGCGTTCTTCAAAGGTCTGGCGGTAACCCGCGCCGTAGAACGGCTGGCGCTGGATGGCGTGCTCGATATCTGCCTGGCCAACGCGTCGTTCCAGATTCGTTTTGACCCGGACCGCATTGCCCCTCACACCTTGCTCGACGCGGTTAAGGCCGCCGAAGCCGGGGCCGTCGCCGAGCGCACGTTGCAGACGCGGATCATCGAGATTCCCGTGCTCTACAACGACCCCTGGACCCACGAAACCCTGATGCGTTTTCGCGATCGCCATCAAGATCCGAATGCCACCGATCTGGAATACGCTGCACGAATCAACGGTCTGGCCGACGTCGATGCATTCATCGCGGCCCACAGTGGCGCGCCGTGGTTTGTCTCGATGGTCGGCTTCGTTGCCGGGTTGCCATTCATGTTCCAGATGGTCGAGCGCGAGCGGCAGTTGCAGGTGCCCAAGTACCTGCGTCCGCGCACCGACACACCGAAATTGACCCTTGGTCACGGCGGTTGCTTTGGCTGCATTTACTCCGTACGTGGCGCCGGCGGTTATCAGATGTTTGGCGTGACGCCCGCGCCGATCTACGACCCGCAACAGCACCTCGCGTACCTGAAAGAACACATGGTGTTTTTCCGTCCCGGCGACATCGTGCAGTTCAAACCGATGGACCGTGAAGCCTACGACCGCGCGGTCGCTGAAGTGGATGCCGGTAGCTTTGATCTGCGGATTCGGCCGGTGGAGTTTTCACTGGACGCTTTCCTCGCCGATCCCGTTGGCTATCCCAAGTCGTTGCAGGAGGTGTTGGCATGATCAAGGTCCTCAAACCCGGCCTCGCCACTTCGGTACAAGACCTTGGCCGCGAAGGGTATTACCACTTGGGCATTCCGCCGTCCGGCGCGCTTGATCAATACGCATTGAGCGCGGCCAATCAATTGGTCGGCAACCCGGCCGGCGCAGCGGCGCTGGAATGCACGCTGCTCGGGCCGGAGCTGGAGTTTCTACAGGATGCATTGGTGGCGGTCAGCGGCGCGCACATGACGCCTCGGGTCGATGGCGTGGAAATGCACCATGACACCGCGTTCAGCGTGAAGGCCGGGCAGGTGCTGCGCTTTGACTTTCCCAAGGCGGGCGCTCGCGCTTATGTGGCGGTGGCCGGCGGTATTGATGTGCCGTTGGTGCTCGGCAGCCGCTCCACTTATGCGTTGGGTGCGCTCGGCGGTTTTCACGGGCGGCGTCTGGTTGCAGGCGACCAATTGCCGGTGGGTATCGCCAGTGGCAAGAGCCGTGCCGGGGCCAGTTTGCCCATGGCGTTGCGGCAATCATTGGGTGGCGAAATCACCCTGCGGGTGGTGCCGGGTTTGTACTACCACCGCTTGAGCGAGTCGGCGGCGAAGAGCTTTTTCGCCGAGCCGTGGACGGTCGGTTCGGAAGCCGACCGCATCGGTTATCGCTTCAAGGGCGGCAGCGCGCTGGGCTTCCAGCCCCGGGAGCAGCCGTTCGGCGCCGGTTCCGATCCGTCGAACATCGTCGACAGTTGCTACCCGATCGGCTCGATCCAGGTGCCCGCCGGGCTCGAACCTATCGTGCTGCACCGTGATGCGGTGTCCGGTGGCGGCTACGCGATGATTGGCACGGTGATCAGCGCCGACCTTGATTTGATCGGCCAGATGCAACCCAACCAGAAGGCCCGCTTTGTCGCGGTAACCCTCGAAGAGGCGCTGGAAGCGCGACGTTCCTATAAGAAAAAACTCAGCTGCCTGAGCAAGCTGTTCCCTTCCTGATTCTGCCCGCCGTCTAGCGCGGGCCATGCCAAACGGTACGCCAACGCCGCACTTCGGTGCGGTGACGGCTGCCCGCGCTTCAACCTTTGACTGGTTCTGGAGTTCACGCATATGGCTGCTTTATCGCAATCGAGTCAAACCGGGCAAGACCCGGCGCATCATCCTGTGCCCACTGATGCGCGCATGGGGCGACTGTCGCTGACCATGGCCTGGTGGGCGGTGTGCAGTGCGATGTTTTACATCGTGGTGGGTGCTTCATTGGCGTTGTCGTTCGGTGCGCGCAATGCGCTGATCGGCATGGTGCTGTCGGTGATCAGTTATGGACTGGTCAACAGCGTCCTCAGCCGCTTTGCGATTCGCAGCGGTTTATCGGTGGCGTTGTTTTCACGGCTGTTGTTCGGCAGCACCGGGGCGTGTCTGGCGACATTGATTTTCTTCTCGACCGCGATTTATTACGCGGTGTTCGAAGGCTCGGTGATCGCCGTCGCGCTCAATCACCTGTACCCGGAACTGATCTATCCGCTGGCGGCACTGGTGGTGGTGCTCTACAGCGTGCCGATGATCCTCGGCAGCGTGCAGCACTGGCTGGACAAGCTCAACGGTGTTTTGCTGCCGGTGTACCTCGGTGGTTTGCTGGTGGCAGTGGGGCTATCGATCAGCCGGTATGGCTACCAGCCGCAATGGCTGGATTTTGGCCCGGCAACGCCCACTGCATTCGGCTGGTGGGATTGTTTTGTCGCCTACATGGGCGTCTGGGTGTTGATGCTGTTCACCTTCGACTATGCGCGTTTCGGCAAACCCGAAGACGCCGAGTACCACGGTCGCTGGAACTTCGGCATGCCGTTCTACGCGGTGACGTTTCTGCTCAACGGCGCGGCGGGCATTTACCTGGTCAACAGCATTCCCCACGAAGGCGCACTGAACGAAGTCTCGGTGGTGATGGCGATTTTGCAGTTG
Protein-coding sequences here:
- a CDS encoding metallophosphoesterase family protein encodes the protein MKTAIISDTHGLLRPEALACLQGVDLIIHAGDIGSAEILDQLAAIAPLHAVRGNNDLDLPWAATLPDHLTFDLNGWQTLLTHDIADVPSDLDPAIKLIITGHSHKPLIEWRGDRLYLNPGSAGRRRFKLPVTLALLDVTPDALQPELIHLLP
- a CDS encoding HNH endonuclease, translated to MNKIMRPAYDDDSAIEALSNNVRAKSYPLLKSSLSYIRANYKQYVAAEGNAFVVFPVRISAAAGAFLKGHYSTPPKDLQYIKQMRAKSRYLGCPMCGSMLSGTLDHILPKNTYPEFSVFSQNLVQACACNSLRSETLVGRGGERILHPYFDECLSERLIEAHFEELGPVPRITIRLAVDSAHRNYSAISFHVREVVLKTGIIGYLGTLWGKLILKPSLVIRSLEENPVSLVELEKMLIKERDTIDEARDGRNTWDSVFISGLLSPPVFLWIYQSMHKAGRLPNGPLA
- a CDS encoding AAA family ATPase; protein product: MKQGLNEQNQNIQVVFSTELFQPELLAEDIIYISPSSDRWNDFGFRTKIDIHVHLKEHGDLVVGGYIGFLTNSSKDLNGVDRLNDLLGGANIYVLPATVGHGFFTMLPDMDSYRKLSREFGVDSAVRILKSMNDLVALGEFKTPGNWLGLALESDVFLKSFVRNTESFYAFNNAGSILRGLAFEKFRNMSSSLAIVFQLPGKINSHEMLFRFGHDEELPKRIAVIIGENGVGKSQTLGRIVNAAITGDKALTDADSHQRPIFNRILAFAPTNEAGSVFPSDRRKRSKVWYKRFALNRGGASQKTRGRVSDLIVQVSRSVEYLGELSRWDLFVESLEAISRWQEICVQSKAGGEGFIRLEDLKVLGEERALNLYASINFSKDPVRVVGGKGYPLSSGEISFLRFAAQASLYVENGSLLLLDEPETHLHPNFISKFVDLLDRLLELTGSAAIIATHSVYFVREVFPEQVTVLRVNSNGFVETPVTALQTFGADVGAISYFVFNEDEPSNLALRVERRLLEIYDSWEDLYGDYKNKLSLEVLSSLRRALEVD
- a CDS encoding allophanate hydrolase subunit 1 gives rise to the protein MSTPIRYSFGADEHLFAEVSDSMSLDAFFKGLAVTRAVERLALDGVLDICLANASFQIRFDPDRIAPHTLLDAVKAAEAGAVAERTLQTRIIEIPVLYNDPWTHETLMRFRDRHQDPNATDLEYAARINGLADVDAFIAAHSGAPWFVSMVGFVAGLPFMFQMVERERQLQVPKYLRPRTDTPKLTLGHGGCFGCIYSVRGAGGYQMFGVTPAPIYDPQQHLAYLKEHMVFFRPGDIVQFKPMDREAYDRAVAEVDAGSFDLRIRPVEFSLDAFLADPVGYPKSLQEVLA
- a CDS encoding acetyl-CoA carboxylase biotin carboxylase subunit; translated protein: MTNAIKKLLIANRGEIAVRIIRAAKGLGIPTVAACSEADVDSLAAFLADEVHILGPARADKSYLNVEALLGALKATGANAVHPGYGFLSENADFAKAVEAAGAIFVGPSAETIRRMGDKAEARRTAQAAGVPVVPGSPGELFDVEAALKAAESVGFPLLIKASAGGGGRGIRLAENAEQLREEFPRSQREAQAAFGNGAVYLERFISRARHIEVQVLGDGQHAVHLFERECSLQRRRQKIFEEAPSPVLSQQQRQTLCESAVRLTESLGYKGAGTLEYLYDDATGEFFFIEMNTRIQVEHPVSELITGIDLVQAMLRIAGGEPLGFKQSDIRLHGAALQMRLNAEDPARDFFPSPGLVEALIWPQGEGIRVDTHLYQGYRVPPYYDSLLAKLIVHGADRGEALARARTAVAQTTLTGMANTLALHGELLEQPWLHSADFHTGTLENWLAERRSGGDA
- a CDS encoding biotin-dependent carboxyltransferase family protein; its protein translation is MIKVLKPGLATSVQDLGREGYYHLGIPPSGALDQYALSAANQLVGNPAGAAALECTLLGPELEFLQDALVAVSGAHMTPRVDGVEMHHDTAFSVKAGQVLRFDFPKAGARAYVAVAGGIDVPLVLGSRSTYALGALGGFHGRRLVAGDQLPVGIASGKSRAGASLPMALRQSLGGEITLRVVPGLYYHRLSESAAKSFFAEPWTVGSEADRIGYRFKGGSALGFQPREQPFGAGSDPSNIVDSCYPIGSIQVPAGLEPIVLHRDAVSGGGYAMIGTVISADLDLIGQMQPNQKARFVAVTLEEALEARRSYKKKLSCLSKLFPS
- a CDS encoding 5-oxoprolinase subunit PxpA produces the protein MQAVDFNSDMGEGFGPWTIGDGVDDELMGFISSANIATGFHAGDPSTMRRTVEQAKRLGVAIGAHPGFRDLVGFGRRHINAPAQELVDDMLYQLGALRELARVQDVALQHIKPHGALYMHLARDEEAARLLVENLQRLEPELLLYCMPGSVIWRVATELGQPVIREFYADREYDLSGSIVFTRNVRAYDPAHVAERVLRACQQGVVRTVEGEDLAIEFDSICLHSDTPGALALVEATRRALDSAGIDVRAPR
- a CDS encoding acetyl-CoA carboxylase; the protein is MAEHTVITPLPGTFYRKATPESANFVEVGAQVSADTVIGLIEVMKQFSELTAGTAGRLSAFLVEDGDPVEPGQVVATLDHE
- a CDS encoding allantoin permease, translated to MAALSQSSQTGQDPAHHPVPTDARMGRLSLTMAWWAVCSAMFYIVVGASLALSFGARNALIGMVLSVISYGLVNSVLSRFAIRSGLSVALFSRLLFGSTGACLATLIFFSTAIYYAVFEGSVIAVALNHLYPELIYPLAALVVVLYSVPMILGSVQHWLDKLNGVLLPVYLGGLLVAVGLSISRYGYQPQWLDFGPATPTAFGWWDCFVAYMGVWVLMLFTFDYARFGKPEDAEYHGRWNFGMPFYAVTFLLNGAAGIYLVNSIPHEGALNEVSVVMAILQLMGLWGLLFVWATQTRINTANYYLATLNMQAFFGRFGLRGSYLIWAVAVGVIVYGLMLADVFAYILKALAYQGIFVVAWVGVALAHILYGRSDVAALERVLAFNPVGLTAWFGATALGLALMFCGGSLSSFSAPATVIAAFALQAGLSHRSQWRLRLAE
- a CDS encoding LysR family transcriptional regulator; the protein is MSLTLRQVRYFVATAEIGQISQAAIHLNISQSAVTTAIKELEGILGTLLFQRSAQGMSLTDAGRHFLNRAYVILRSVDDALNSPLPDIRASGVLRLAASYTVIGYFLPHHLQRLEHWHPDVTIEVHEQERAAIEQGLLEGRFDMAVVLTANLTHPDIVSEILFNSERRLWLPSRHPLCERSAVSLADVANEPYILLTVDEAEQSAMRYWEHARQQPNVRVRTSSVEAVRSMVANGSGVAILSDLVHRPWSLEGKRIETLTVTDKVTPMSVGLAWHREREFSPAMQAFRNYFHDAFLAPQQLSARR